A window from Dromaius novaehollandiae isolate bDroNov1 chromosome 1, bDroNov1.hap1, whole genome shotgun sequence encodes these proteins:
- the AKAP17A gene encoding A-kinase anchor protein 17A isoform X1, giving the protein MAAATIVHDTSEAVELCAPCGLYLKPITKMTISVALPQLKQPGKSISNWEVMERLKGMVQTHQFSTLRISKSTMDFIRFEGEVENKSLVKSFLACLDGKTIKLSGFSDILKVRAAEYKIDFPTRHDWDSFFRDAKDMNETLPGERPDTIHLEGLPCKWFAAKDSGSEKPSEEILIKVFKKFGEIRNVDIPMLDPYREEMTGRNFHTFSFGGHLNFEAYVQYWEYAGFIKAMNALRGMKLMYKGDDGKAVACNIKVSFDSTKHLSDASIKKRQLERQKLQELEQQREEQKRKEKEAEEKQKEEERKQRELEEYEKEKKREEKLRKREQKQKDREVRRNKKQLEKIQAEEQKKLQEKIKLEERKLLLAQRNLQSIRLIAELLSRAKTVKLLEQEHNEEKIRLQQLEERRKLQEAELRRVEEEKERALGLQRKEKELREKLLNNLLSKKMDAAHQNEEETEASPSGMLKTAGGVPHTVSSSCITSTSGQAVAGKLASGCQRKAVSPESINTQCKYLNGNIHDRGHVKEGQKLHTANSERCSEKRSSGVLSRIPTNNQQQKSVSSYDQNTCRKDSHCEQGKRSIESRRRKSRSCSSINTDESKGKRERSKHRRDMSYQDERRRKERRFYKHSSRSYSPQRSYSPRRRSVSPRRSRYRRTRSRERKRDRRERSRSRRSVSKKRRYRRRSLSKQRSTWSR; this is encoded by the exons ATGGCTGCTGCAACAATAGTTCATGATACATCAGAAGCTGTAGAGCTCTGTGCTCCTTGTGGGTTATACCTTAAGCCCATTACAAAAATGACCATCAGTGTGGCACTTCCTCAGCTGAAACAACCAGGAAAATCCATTTCAAACTGGGAAGTGATGGAAAGATTGAAAGGTATGGTGCAAACTCATCAGTTTTCCACTCTGCGAATTTCTAAAAGCACAATGGATTTCATCCGGTTTGAAGGAGAGGTTGAAAACAAAAGTTTGGTGAAGTCTTTTCTGGCATGCCTTGATGGCAAAACAATAAAGCTGAGTGGCTTCTCTGACATTTTAAAAGTTCGTGCCGCAGAATATAAGATTGACTTTCCAACCAGACATGACTGGGACTCATTTTTTCGTGATGCAAAAGATATGAATGAAACTTTGCCAGGGGAAAGACCAGATACTATTCATTTGGAGGGCTTACCTTGTAAATGGTTTGCAGCAAAGGATTCTGGCTCAGAAAAGCCAAGTGAAGAAATTCTTATAAAAGTTTTCAAGAAATTTGGAGAGATACGTAATGTGGACATACCTATGCTGGACCCTTACAGAGAAGAAATGACTGGCAGAAATTTTCACACTTTCAGTTTTGGAGGCCATTTAAACTTTGAAGCTTATGTTCAATATTGGGAGTATGCAGGTTTCATTAAGGCCATGAATGCCCTGCGAGGGATGAAGCTGATGTATAAAGGTGATGATGGCAAAGCAGTGGCTTGCAATATAAAG GTTTCTTTTGATTCAACAAAACACCTGAGTGATGCATCAATTAAGAAGCGCCAGCTTGAAAGGCAAAAGCTTCAAGAGCTTGAACAACAGAGAGAAGAGCAAAAACGTAAAGAGAAAGaagctgaggaaaaacaaaaagaggaagaaag GAAGCAAAGAGAGCTTGAAGagtatgagaaagagaaaaaaagagaagaaaagttgcgcaagagagagcagaaacagaaagatCGTGAAGTTCgaagaaacaaaaagcaacttGAAAAAATACAAGctgaagagcaaaaaaaattgcaagagaaGATAAAGCTAGAAGAAAGGAAGCTCCTGTTAGCTCAGAGAAATCTTCAGTCCATTAGACTAATTGCAGAACTGCTAAGCAGGGCAAAG ACAGTAAAGCTTTTGGAACAGGAACATAATGAAGAAAAGATCCGTCTTCAGCAGTTAGAGGAGAGACGAAAGCTACAGGAGGCTGAGCTCAGACGtgtagaagaggaaaaagagagagcactgggactgcagagaaaagaaaaggagctgaggGAGAAGCTACTAAACAATCTTCTGAGCAAGAAAATGGATGCAGCTCATCAAAAcgaagaagaaacagaagcatCTCCATCTGGTATGCTAAAAACTGCTGGTGGTGTTCCACACACTGTGTCATCCAGCTGCATCACTTCTACCTCGGGACAAGCTGTTGCAGGCAAACTAGCTTCAGGCTGTCAGAGAAAAGCAGTATCCCCTGAGAGTATAAATACTCAGTGCAAGTACTTGAATGGCAATATTCACGACAGAGGTCATGTCAAAGAAGGCCAGAAACTTCATACCGCAAACTCTGAGAGGTGTTCTGAGAAAAGAAGTTCAGGAGTGCTTTCACGTATTCCTACCAATAACCAGCAGCAGAAGAGCGTCTCTAGCTATGACCAGAATACCTGCAGGAAGGACTCGCACTGTGAGCAGGGCAAACGTAGCATAGAGTCAAGGAGAAGAAAGAGCCGTTCGTGTAGCAGTATAAACACTGATGAGAGTAAGGgtaaaagagagagaagcaaacaCAGAAGAGACATGAGTTATCAGGATGAAAGGCGcaggaaagaaaggaggtttTATAAACACTCTAGCAGAAGTTACAGTCCTCAACGAAGCTATAGTCCTCGGCGAAGAAGCGTAAGCCCCAGACGTTCCCGTTATAGAAGAACTCGCAGTAGGGAACGTAAAagggacagaagagagagaagtcgTAGTCGCAGAAGTGTGAGCAAGAAACGAAGATATCGGAGGAGATCACTGAGTAAGCAAAGGAGTACTTGGAGTCGGTAG
- the AKAP17A gene encoding A-kinase anchor protein 17A isoform X2 produces MTISVALPQLKQPGKSISNWEVMERLKGMVQTHQFSTLRISKSTMDFIRFEGEVENKSLVKSFLACLDGKTIKLSGFSDILKVRAAEYKIDFPTRHDWDSFFRDAKDMNETLPGERPDTIHLEGLPCKWFAAKDSGSEKPSEEILIKVFKKFGEIRNVDIPMLDPYREEMTGRNFHTFSFGGHLNFEAYVQYWEYAGFIKAMNALRGMKLMYKGDDGKAVACNIKVSFDSTKHLSDASIKKRQLERQKLQELEQQREEQKRKEKEAEEKQKEEERKQRELEEYEKEKKREEKLRKREQKQKDREVRRNKKQLEKIQAEEQKKLQEKIKLEERKLLLAQRNLQSIRLIAELLSRAKTVKLLEQEHNEEKIRLQQLEERRKLQEAELRRVEEEKERALGLQRKEKELREKLLNNLLSKKMDAAHQNEEETEASPSGMLKTAGGVPHTVSSSCITSTSGQAVAGKLASGCQRKAVSPESINTQCKYLNGNIHDRGHVKEGQKLHTANSERCSEKRSSGVLSRIPTNNQQQKSVSSYDQNTCRKDSHCEQGKRSIESRRRKSRSCSSINTDESKGKRERSKHRRDMSYQDERRRKERRFYKHSSRSYSPQRSYSPRRRSVSPRRSRYRRTRSRERKRDRRERSRSRRSVSKKRRYRRRSLSKQRSTWSR; encoded by the exons ATGACCATCAGTGTGGCACTTCCTCAGCTGAAACAACCAGGAAAATCCATTTCAAACTGGGAAGTGATGGAAAGATTGAAAGGTATGGTGCAAACTCATCAGTTTTCCACTCTGCGAATTTCTAAAAGCACAATGGATTTCATCCGGTTTGAAGGAGAGGTTGAAAACAAAAGTTTGGTGAAGTCTTTTCTGGCATGCCTTGATGGCAAAACAATAAAGCTGAGTGGCTTCTCTGACATTTTAAAAGTTCGTGCCGCAGAATATAAGATTGACTTTCCAACCAGACATGACTGGGACTCATTTTTTCGTGATGCAAAAGATATGAATGAAACTTTGCCAGGGGAAAGACCAGATACTATTCATTTGGAGGGCTTACCTTGTAAATGGTTTGCAGCAAAGGATTCTGGCTCAGAAAAGCCAAGTGAAGAAATTCTTATAAAAGTTTTCAAGAAATTTGGAGAGATACGTAATGTGGACATACCTATGCTGGACCCTTACAGAGAAGAAATGACTGGCAGAAATTTTCACACTTTCAGTTTTGGAGGCCATTTAAACTTTGAAGCTTATGTTCAATATTGGGAGTATGCAGGTTTCATTAAGGCCATGAATGCCCTGCGAGGGATGAAGCTGATGTATAAAGGTGATGATGGCAAAGCAGTGGCTTGCAATATAAAG GTTTCTTTTGATTCAACAAAACACCTGAGTGATGCATCAATTAAGAAGCGCCAGCTTGAAAGGCAAAAGCTTCAAGAGCTTGAACAACAGAGAGAAGAGCAAAAACGTAAAGAGAAAGaagctgaggaaaaacaaaaagaggaagaaag GAAGCAAAGAGAGCTTGAAGagtatgagaaagagaaaaaaagagaagaaaagttgcgcaagagagagcagaaacagaaagatCGTGAAGTTCgaagaaacaaaaagcaacttGAAAAAATACAAGctgaagagcaaaaaaaattgcaagagaaGATAAAGCTAGAAGAAAGGAAGCTCCTGTTAGCTCAGAGAAATCTTCAGTCCATTAGACTAATTGCAGAACTGCTAAGCAGGGCAAAG ACAGTAAAGCTTTTGGAACAGGAACATAATGAAGAAAAGATCCGTCTTCAGCAGTTAGAGGAGAGACGAAAGCTACAGGAGGCTGAGCTCAGACGtgtagaagaggaaaaagagagagcactgggactgcagagaaaagaaaaggagctgaggGAGAAGCTACTAAACAATCTTCTGAGCAAGAAAATGGATGCAGCTCATCAAAAcgaagaagaaacagaagcatCTCCATCTGGTATGCTAAAAACTGCTGGTGGTGTTCCACACACTGTGTCATCCAGCTGCATCACTTCTACCTCGGGACAAGCTGTTGCAGGCAAACTAGCTTCAGGCTGTCAGAGAAAAGCAGTATCCCCTGAGAGTATAAATACTCAGTGCAAGTACTTGAATGGCAATATTCACGACAGAGGTCATGTCAAAGAAGGCCAGAAACTTCATACCGCAAACTCTGAGAGGTGTTCTGAGAAAAGAAGTTCAGGAGTGCTTTCACGTATTCCTACCAATAACCAGCAGCAGAAGAGCGTCTCTAGCTATGACCAGAATACCTGCAGGAAGGACTCGCACTGTGAGCAGGGCAAACGTAGCATAGAGTCAAGGAGAAGAAAGAGCCGTTCGTGTAGCAGTATAAACACTGATGAGAGTAAGGgtaaaagagagagaagcaaacaCAGAAGAGACATGAGTTATCAGGATGAAAGGCGcaggaaagaaaggaggtttTATAAACACTCTAGCAGAAGTTACAGTCCTCAACGAAGCTATAGTCCTCGGCGAAGAAGCGTAAGCCCCAGACGTTCCCGTTATAGAAGAACTCGCAGTAGGGAACGTAAAagggacagaagagagagaagtcgTAGTCGCAGAAGTGTGAGCAAGAAACGAAGATATCGGAGGAGATCACTGAGTAAGCAAAGGAGTACTTGGAGTCGGTAG